In a genomic window of Zootoca vivipara chromosome 5, rZooViv1.1, whole genome shotgun sequence:
- the SENP5 gene encoding sentrin-specific protease 5 has translation MKEHRRKIQRRSRLLAGYRKWTVGFWGLKQYCFQRNRLSLLKGGRRGTWTSVSLKQTKPYRSKVLWLQRKWAPKVFLNANPQQVVPFENCTSPQNIHRSLFPWCKSGGPVTVAEELGGTSFQSEELLNEFCSLTADSKPSQSKQYSTETSNTTFLVKEDGLARKVGESNNSGNSGVEVLNNSRRKRCCQGLEQNGTCDLLTIRRRHRFKRCTLKNRSLFMMYKKPSVVKFRIRIAKSRPRFWRGKTCKLSIRRPSWVEKVSRDWQEDLRRGVSAGGSGASLPSWKLKSKSPWNLLSLSDMNSHMPGPLIEESRTHLPDACLTQGACLPCRELHYKELAPRDQNGIAEPCMPELHGAAAACGAQPAHKEETQKAPALDSCPDSFVSVTEKEISVLGPGDGGTNQFTGAGETVLGPSRADLGTNDGFANGLVSVELPQNEDSGQMEVEGPISMDVFGAELLDHPYCKSPHDEPLRGSTGQKSGTQKSGKRSSQRASCVSDEQLAVWLCGFLDDVMKKYGSLIPLCEKDVMGRLKEVFNEDFSYRKPFITKEIMKYQTRHPKSSTCNFRVFYNKHMLDMDDLTTLDGQNWLNDQIINMYGELIMDAVPDKVHFFNSFFHRQLVTKGYNGVKRWTKKVDLFKKTLLLIPIHLEVHWSLITVNLPNRIISFYDSQGIHFKFCVENIRKYLLTEAREKNHPDFLQDWQTAVTKCIPQQKNDSDCGVFVLQYCKCLALDQPFQFSQEDMPRVRKRIYKELCECRLID, from the exons ATGAAAGAGCATAGGAGAAAAATACAGCGGAGAAGTCGGTTGCTGGCTGGTTATCGAAAATGGACAGTGGGATTTTGGGGGCTGAAGCAATACTGCTTCCAAAGGAACCGTCTTTCTCTACTTAAAGGAGGGAGGCGAGGCACTTGGACATCTGTGAGCCTGAAACAAACTAAGCCCTACAGAAGCAAGGTTCTTTGGCTCCAGAGGAAGTGGGCTCCCAAAGTGTTCCTAAATGCAAACCCCCAGCAAGTTGTACCCTTTGAAAACTGCACCTCCCCACAAAACATACACAGAAGTCTTTTTCCTTGGTGCAAAAGTGGAGGACCTGTTACAGTGGCAGAGGAGCTGGGTGGCACATCCTTTCAGAGCGAAGAACTTCTGAATGAATTTTGCAGTTTAACAGCTGACTCAAAGCCTTCTCAGAGCAAGCAGTACAGCACCGAGACCAGCAATACTACCTTCCTGGTAAAAGAGGATGGTCTTGCTCGGAAGGTGGGCGAGAGCAATAACAGTGGAAACAGTGGCGTTGAGGTTCTGAACAACTCCAGAAGGAAGCGCTGCTGCCAAGGCCTAGAGCAAAATGGAACTTGTGACCTCCTGACTATTAGGAGGAGGCATAGATTTAAAAGGTGTACTTTAAAAAACAGATCTCTATTTATGATGTATAAGAAACCTTCTGTGGTCAAGTTTCGGATTAGAATCGCAAAATCTCGTCCCAGGTTTTGGAGAGGCAAGACGTGCAAGTTGAGCATAAGGAGGCCGAGCTGGGTGGAGAAAGTAAGCAGAGATTGGCAAGAGGACCTCCGCCGAGGAGTCTCTGCGGGTGGTTCTGGGGCCTCGCTTCCCTCTTGGAAACTGAAAAGTAAATCTCCCTGGAACCTGCTCAGCTTGTCAGATATGAACAGTCATATGCCAGGACCATTGATTGAGGAGAGTCGAACACACCTGCCCGACGCCTGCCTCACCCAGGGCGCATGCTTGCCGTGCAGGGAGCTCCATTACAAGGAACTTGCGCCCAGAGACCAAAATGGCATCGCTGAGCCCTGCATGCCGGAGTTGCATGGAGCAGCAGCGGCATGTGGAGCACAGCCTGCGCACAAGGAGGAAACGCAGAAGGCACCCGCACTGGACAGCTGCCCTGATAGTTTCGTCTCTGTGACGGAGAAAGAAATCTCGGTTTTAGGTCCAGGAGATGGAGGAACGAATCAGTTTACGGGTGCCGGCGAGACAGTGCTGGGGCCCTCCAGGGCGGATTTGGGCACAAACGACGGTTTTGCTAATGGGCTTGTTTCCGTGGAGCTGCCGCAAAATGAGGACAGTGGTCAGATGGAGGTGGAAGGGCCCATAAGCATGGACGTATTTGGCGCAGAGCTCTTAGATCACCCGTACTGTAAAAGCCCTCATGATGAGCCTCTGAGAGGAAGCACAGGACAGAAATCAGGGACCCAAAAGAGTGGGAAAAGAAGCAGCCAGAGAGCTTCTTGCGTCAGTGACGAGCAGTTGGCTGTGTGGCTTTGTG GATTCCTAGATGATGTAATGAAGAAATACGGCAGTCTAATTCCACTCTGTGAAAAGGATGTTATGGGAAGATTAAAGGAAGTCTTTAATGAAGACTTCTCCTATAG AAAGCCATTCATCACCAAGGAAATCATGAAGTATCAGACGAGGCATCCCAAATCTTCCACTTGCAATTTCCGGGTCTTCTATAACAAGCACATGCTGGATATGGATGATTTGACAACGTTGGATGGTCAGAACTGGCTAAACGACCAG ATTATCAACATGTATGGCGAGCTAATAATGGACGCAGTCCCTGACAAG GTTCATTTCTTCAACAGCTTTTTTCATAGACAGCTGGTAACCAAAGGATATAACGGAGTAAAACGATGGACTAAAAAG GTGGACCTCTTCAAAAAGACGCTCTTGTTAATTCCTATTCATCTGGAAGTCCACTGGTCCCTAATTACTGTGAATCTCCCTAACCGAATTATTTCGTTTTACGACTCTCAAGGCATTCACTTTAAGTTCTGTGTTGAG AACATACGCAAATACCTGCTGACAGAAGCTAGAGAGAAGAACCACCCCGATTTCCTTCAGGATTGGCAGACTGCTGTTACAAAG TGCATTCCACAACAGAAAAACGACAGTGACTGTGGAGTTTTTGTGCTCCAG TACTGCAAGTGCCTCGCCTTAGACCAGCCTTTTCAGTTCTCCCAAGAAGACATGCCTCGGGTGCGAAAAAGGATTTACAAGGAGCTCTGCGAATGCCGGCTAATAGACTAa